In Roseofilum casamattae BLCC-M143, the following proteins share a genomic window:
- a CDS encoding HAD-IA family hydrolase: MKKALIFDCDGVLADTERDGHLVAFNQMWREQGINWQWSLEQYAEKVKIGGGKERMFSLGNDRDFRAVYPVPESESAWWNIVMGWHKRKTEIYKQAIASGAIPGRPGVKRLAQTALANGWLLAVCSTSAIVSVEAVLRHVMGSELTGQFAGIFAGDMVKAKKPAPDVYNLAVETLDLDPTRCIVIEDTRNGLLAATAAGMTCIVTYNELSKHEDFEEAALVLSDFGEPGNEAIAIGQNQTNVKPQGYFTVDNLERVLCNSRASISTMRSQMPSHTLET, encoded by the coding sequence ATGAAAAAAGCACTAATCTTTGATTGCGATGGGGTGTTGGCTGACACCGAACGCGACGGTCATCTCGTGGCTTTTAACCAAATGTGGCGCGAACAGGGTATCAATTGGCAATGGAGCCTGGAACAATATGCCGAGAAAGTGAAAATTGGCGGCGGTAAAGAGCGCATGTTTAGCTTGGGAAACGATCGGGATTTTCGTGCTGTCTACCCGGTTCCAGAGTCGGAGTCAGCCTGGTGGAATATTGTCATGGGTTGGCACAAGCGCAAAACGGAAATTTATAAGCAGGCGATCGCATCCGGGGCAATTCCCGGTCGTCCCGGTGTGAAACGCCTAGCCCAGACTGCTTTGGCAAATGGTTGGCTCCTCGCCGTTTGTTCCACTTCTGCGATCGTGTCTGTCGAGGCCGTGCTGCGTCACGTTATGGGAAGCGAACTGACCGGTCAATTTGCCGGAATTTTTGCCGGCGATATGGTTAAAGCCAAAAAACCCGCCCCAGATGTGTATAATCTTGCGGTGGAGACGTTGGACTTAGACCCAACTCGCTGTATTGTTATTGAAGATACGCGCAATGGTTTGCTCGCTGCGACTGCTGCGGGGATGACCTGTATCGTCACCTACAATGAGTTGAGCAAACATGAGGATTTCGAGGAAGCGGCATTAGTATTGTCGGATTTCGGAGAACCGGGTAACGAGGCGATCGCGATCGGTCAAAATCAGACTAATGTGAAACCACAAGGCTATTTTACCGTAGATAACCTGGAACGGGTTTTGTGCAATTCTCGGGCAAGTATATCAAC
- a CDS encoding CHAT domain-containing tetratricopeptide repeat protein, with the protein MLSRAISKFMGFRHSIFAKVAQRLLCILLGFWLAWFPHQLQLAPFPSGRFVWGAEQQPDAMEQFREGMQHYRQGTRTGFEEALDAWEKTLQRWREAGNTQQEIVTLNWMGLAYRELGEFQQALSLYNQLLPKTETSPQTQASVLLSLAQVHTKLSNYQEALDMYNRALEMWRSLDYKTGEAATLNNLAVVYTELGEYDRALETYNRALELVQASANLKSIAAALNNIGGTYSNQGNYARALLHYQKALAFWEEKKDLKGQASTLNNIGFVYAQLDQPDNALATYVNALPLWEKLDDRAGAASTLNNLGYVYSQQGNPKLALEYYNRALPLRKEVGDRPREALTLYRMAQAHRQEDDLELAQTAIEQAIAIIEDLRTNVSAQDLRSSFFASKQDYYEFYIDLLMERHERNPDRGYNARALEAKERASARSLLDLLAEANVDVQTGVDRNLIEQEKTLRQQLSALEERKLKQLRDNYQESVAKQLNGELDDLLLAYRDVRARIRAANPNYAGLTQPQPLSVAQIQQQVADADTTLVEFALGKERSYVWVVTPTAIHSAQLPTRAEIEKAALNLRNSIIVPRLRIRRQRAEQAARTLRRFIFDPIAEYLETERLAIVPDGALQYVPFAAVDSPFSNDPYRPLIGDRELVTLPSASTLGQLRQDIAQRTPAPKTLAIFADPVFSPQDNRLGATSQPAQPRISPDLERSAREAGLIFDRLPFTQQEAEQILDLLPDADITKRFGFQASKAIATSPDLAQYRILHFATHGLLNSVTPELSGLVLSLLNSEGDAINGFLRLHDIYNLNLPAELVVLSACDTGLGKAVRGEGLVGLTRGFLYAGAARVTVSLWQVDDRATALLMVKLYQNMLQNNLSPAAALRAAQLELWQDEQLRSPYYWAAFTLQGEWRSLAIDN; encoded by the coding sequence ATGCTAAGTCGTGCTATCAGTAAATTTATGGGTTTTCGTCATTCCATTTTCGCCAAAGTGGCGCAACGCTTGCTGTGTATTTTACTCGGCTTTTGGTTAGCCTGGTTTCCTCACCAGTTACAGCTCGCTCCCTTCCCTTCCGGACGCTTTGTCTGGGGAGCAGAACAGCAACCGGATGCCATGGAACAATTTCGGGAAGGAATGCAGCACTATCGCCAAGGCACTCGCACGGGGTTCGAGGAAGCCCTGGACGCGTGGGAGAAAACGTTACAACGTTGGCGAGAGGCGGGAAATACTCAACAAGAGATTGTTACTCTCAATTGGATGGGACTGGCTTATCGGGAATTGGGAGAATTCCAACAAGCATTATCCTTGTATAACCAACTGTTACCGAAAACGGAAACGAGTCCGCAAACCCAAGCCAGCGTACTGCTCTCCTTGGCGCAAGTACATACAAAGCTCTCTAACTACCAAGAGGCTTTAGATATGTATAATCGTGCTTTAGAGATGTGGCGATCGCTCGACTACAAAACCGGCGAAGCAGCAACCCTGAATAATTTGGCCGTCGTCTATACAGAATTGGGAGAATACGATCGCGCCCTGGAAACCTACAACCGCGCCCTGGAGTTAGTGCAAGCATCGGCGAATCTCAAATCCATTGCTGCTGCTCTCAATAATATCGGTGGAACCTATTCTAATCAAGGAAATTATGCCCGAGCGCTACTGCACTATCAAAAGGCTTTAGCATTTTGGGAAGAAAAAAAAGACTTGAAGGGACAAGCGAGTACCTTAAATAATATTGGCTTTGTTTACGCGCAGTTAGACCAACCGGATAATGCTCTGGCAACCTATGTGAATGCGCTTCCGTTGTGGGAAAAACTTGACGATCGCGCCGGAGCTGCCAGCACTCTGAATAATCTTGGCTATGTCTACAGCCAACAAGGCAATCCAAAACTTGCCTTAGAATACTATAACCGCGCCCTGCCCTTGCGGAAAGAAGTGGGCGATCGCCCTCGAGAAGCCTTAACGCTCTATCGGATGGCACAAGCGCACCGCCAGGAAGACGACCTGGAGCTGGCGCAAACGGCCATCGAACAAGCGATCGCTATTATCGAAGATTTGCGGACGAATGTCAGCGCCCAAGACCTGAGAAGCTCTTTCTTTGCCAGCAAACAAGACTACTACGAATTCTATATCGACCTCTTGATGGAGCGCCACGAACGGAACCCAGATCGAGGATATAATGCCCGAGCCTTAGAGGCAAAAGAACGGGCGAGCGCCCGCAGTTTGCTCGATCTGCTCGCAGAAGCAAACGTGGACGTGCAAACGGGAGTCGATCGCAATTTAATCGAACAAGAGAAAACCTTAAGGCAGCAACTGAGCGCCCTAGAAGAGCGCAAACTAAAACAACTTCGCGATAACTATCAAGAAAGTGTCGCCAAACAGCTTAATGGCGAACTCGATGACTTATTGCTTGCTTACCGAGATGTCCGCGCTCGCATCCGCGCCGCTAACCCCAACTATGCTGGACTCACTCAACCTCAACCCCTCAGCGTTGCGCAAATTCAACAACAGGTGGCAGATGCAGATACCACATTAGTTGAATTTGCCTTAGGAAAAGAGCGCAGCTATGTTTGGGTGGTAACTCCGACAGCTATCCACAGCGCCCAACTGCCTACTCGCGCAGAGATCGAAAAAGCGGCGCTCAACTTACGCAATAGTATTATCGTGCCCCGACTGCGGATTCGCCGACAACGGGCAGAACAAGCTGCCCGCACCCTGAGACGTTTTATTTTTGACCCGATCGCAGAATACTTGGAGACGGAACGGCTGGCCATTGTGCCCGATGGTGCTTTGCAATACGTGCCCTTTGCTGCTGTAGACTCCCCCTTCTCAAACGATCCCTACCGCCCTCTGATCGGCGATCGCGAACTGGTTACTCTCCCATCCGCCTCAACTCTGGGGCAGTTGCGCCAAGACATTGCCCAGAGAACTCCCGCACCCAAAACTCTTGCCATCTTTGCCGATCCGGTCTTCAGTCCGCAAGATAACCGTCTTGGCGCAACCAGTCAACCCGCGCAACCGCGCATATCGCCCGACTTAGAACGATCCGCTCGAGAAGCAGGTCTAATTTTTGACCGCCTTCCCTTTACGCAACAAGAAGCCGAGCAGATCCTGGACTTGCTCCCAGACGCCGACATTACGAAACGCTTTGGTTTCCAAGCCTCAAAAGCGATCGCCACTAGCCCCGATCTCGCTCAATATCGCATTCTCCACTTTGCCACCCACGGGTTGCTCAATAGCGTCACTCCCGAACTTTCCGGTTTAGTACTCTCCCTGCTGAACTCGGAAGGAGATGCCATCAACGGATTTTTGCGCTTGCACGATATCTATAATCTCAACTTACCCGCCGAACTGGTCGTGCTCAGCGCCTGCGACACCGGACTGGGTAAAGCCGTTCGCGGCGAGGGTTTGGTCGGTCTCACTCGCGGGTTTCTCTATGCCGGAGCAGCGCGAGTGACGGTCAGTCTCTGGCAAGTGGACGACCGCGCAACAGCCCTCCTGATGGTGAAACTCTACCAAAATATGTTGCAAAACAATTTATCTCCCGCCGCCGCCCTCAGAGCCGCTCAACTGGAGCTATGGCAAGACGAGCAGTTGCGATCGCCCTATTACTGGGCTGCCTTCACCCTGCAAGGAGAATGGCGATCGTTAGCCATCGATAATTAA
- a CDS encoding cyclic nucleotide-binding domain-containing protein, whose amino-acid sequence MSSTIGRLWQSLFNLIGRISNTSILTIGDEKITAIAIVNILISLVLVIGLSRLLKNFLKLRLLRRLKIDEGNRQAISTIVSYGVSTIGFLVILQSNGFDVASLTVLAGGLGVGIGLGLQSVTKNFTSGLTLLVEHKLRVGDFIEFDGMDGYVSEISLRSTLIRTRRGGSVIVPNSNLVENVILNWNYEGINNRIHIPVGVEYGSDPVLVTEALLKAAYMEPAVHSEPPPKVMFIEFGDSALNFELWVWVTRADLEPHITSSLNYLIEYYLRQYNIVVPFPQTDLWLRNPESLYPMGGKDSHVREYLEEPKPPAITLEKPLTLRDLLPQVAYFENFTELELRQLIEVGCRRRLRGSQVLFREGDPGDAFYIVLSGTVEVYVDKINKHLTNLGPGKFFGELSLMLGIPRTASVRATEETIVFAINHKGFEQLLREHPELSEVIVQEFAKHQEELSERQQQLRDLGLVDAEEDDKNPVVWVRKRLKNLFGL is encoded by the coding sequence ATGAGCAGCACTATCGGCAGACTTTGGCAATCTCTTTTTAATCTCATCGGCCGCATTTCTAATACCTCCATTTTAACCATTGGCGACGAGAAAATTACGGCGATCGCGATCGTCAATATTCTCATTTCTCTCGTCCTGGTCATTGGCTTATCTCGACTTTTAAAAAACTTCCTGAAGCTCCGCCTGCTGAGACGATTAAAGATTGATGAAGGAAATCGTCAAGCGATTTCAACTATTGTTAGCTATGGTGTTTCCACCATCGGCTTTTTAGTTATTCTGCAAAGTAATGGGTTCGATGTTGCCTCCCTCACCGTCTTAGCTGGAGGTTTGGGCGTGGGTATTGGTTTAGGACTGCAAAGCGTGACCAAAAACTTCACCAGCGGTCTGACTCTTTTAGTCGAACACAAACTGCGAGTGGGAGATTTTATTGAATTTGATGGTATGGATGGTTATGTGAGTGAAATTTCTCTCCGCTCTACCTTAATTCGCACTCGGCGCGGCGGTTCGGTCATCGTTCCTAACAGTAACTTAGTCGAGAATGTGATTCTCAATTGGAATTATGAAGGTATAAACAACCGCATTCATATTCCGGTTGGCGTTGAATATGGCAGCGACCCCGTTTTGGTCACTGAAGCCTTACTCAAAGCTGCTTATATGGAGCCAGCGGTGCATTCAGAACCCCCGCCAAAAGTCATGTTTATTGAGTTTGGCGATAGTGCCCTAAATTTTGAACTGTGGGTTTGGGTAACGCGCGCCGATCTCGAACCTCATATTACCAGTTCTCTCAATTATTTAATTGAATATTATCTAAGGCAATATAATATTGTCGTGCCGTTCCCGCAAACGGATTTGTGGCTGCGAAATCCAGAATCTTTGTACCCAATGGGTGGGAAAGATAGCCACGTTCGCGAGTATTTAGAGGAACCAAAACCGCCAGCGATTACTCTAGAAAAACCCTTGACACTGCGAGATTTACTGCCGCAAGTTGCCTATTTTGAGAACTTTACCGAGTTGGAGTTAAGGCAATTGATTGAAGTGGGGTGTCGCCGTCGGCTTCGAGGATCGCAAGTGCTGTTTCGCGAAGGCGATCCTGGGGATGCATTTTATATTGTTTTATCCGGTACGGTGGAAGTTTATGTCGATAAAATTAATAAGCATTTAACCAATTTAGGTCCGGGTAAGTTTTTTGGCGAATTATCGCTCATGTTGGGGATTCCGAGAACCGCTTCGGTTCGCGCCACTGAAGAAACGATTGTGTTTGCGATTAACCATAAAGGATTCGAGCAACTTTTGCGCGAACATCCAGAACTTTCAGAAGTCATTGTGCAAGAGTTTGCCAAACACCAAGAAGAGCTATCAGAACGACAGCAGCAATTACGAGACCTAGGATTAGTGGATGCAGAAGAAGACGATAAAAATCCGGTGGTTTGGGTAAGAAAACGCTTAAAAAATCTGTTTGGTCTGTAA
- a CDS encoding DUF3181 family protein produces MTGQYSTEAIEKLAAEIGENVYMDIAKWHLYLNDAHLHIPLAEQLYPLLEDRNLQENRVLQILQEITVKIGGGRREIALADLMPMQSQLNLMDLLEEFQRDL; encoded by the coding sequence ATGACCGGTCAATATTCTACAGAGGCGATCGAAAAACTCGCGGCTGAAATCGGCGAAAATGTCTATATGGATATCGCTAAATGGCATCTTTATCTCAATGACGCCCATCTGCATATTCCCTTAGCCGAGCAACTCTATCCGCTCCTAGAAGATCGGAATTTACAGGAGAATAGAGTGTTGCAAATATTGCAAGAAATTACCGTAAAAATTGGGGGCGGTCGGCGCGAAATTGCTTTAGCCGATTTAATGCCCATGCAATCTCAGCTCAATCTTATGGATTTATTAGAAGAATTTCAACGGGATCTTTGA
- a CDS encoding adenylate/guanylate cyclase domain-containing protein has product MNKFIFSLKALLYKHTVLLLTALFCMGVAVTLVNVYHFSSNLVLNQAVTTAELYAKAIREARSVYSSEVIDRIKTIDGLTATHNYHVMDNAIPIPATFLMTLGWSISEKSGEMALKFYSDYPFPGGQAAMRGTKKDRFDREALLWLRQYPNQPFYRIEIMNEQRYLRYAQADIMQPTCVACHNSHPDSPKTDWKVGDVRGVLEIILPLEEFIQQTRQGLQGTFLTLSGVFVLAIIGLTIIISRLRNISHELEKRVRERTAKLAEANTKVEEERHKSERLLLNILPYSIAERLKQGHNPIADWFPQVTILFADIVGFTQLSSQISAPELVDRLNDIFTAFDYWTEYYSLEKIKTIGDNYMVVGGVPKEHPNHANAIAEMALQIKEEIVKFNRDRQQNLNIRIGINTGPVVAGVIGQQKFIYDLWGDAVNTASRMESHSLPGQIQVTEVTYRLLNDRYQFEKRGDIEIKGKGKMTTYFLQGRKENSTP; this is encoded by the coding sequence GTGAATAAGTTTATCTTTTCATTAAAAGCACTATTGTACAAACATACAGTGCTGTTATTAACTGCTTTATTCTGTATGGGCGTAGCAGTAACCTTAGTAAATGTTTATCATTTTTCGTCAAATTTGGTACTCAATCAAGCGGTTACAACGGCTGAGTTATATGCTAAGGCAATCCGGGAAGCACGTAGCGTCTATAGTTCGGAAGTGATCGATCGCATTAAAACCATCGATGGTCTGACTGCTACTCATAATTACCACGTGATGGACAATGCGATTCCTATTCCCGCAACATTTCTCATGACATTAGGATGGAGTATTAGCGAAAAAAGTGGGGAAATGGCACTAAAATTTTACAGCGATTATCCATTTCCCGGAGGTCAAGCTGCCATGAGAGGAACAAAAAAAGATCGCTTTGACCGAGAAGCGTTACTCTGGTTGCGACAATATCCGAATCAACCATTTTATCGGATTGAAATTATGAACGAGCAACGCTATCTGCGCTATGCCCAAGCAGATATTATGCAACCGACTTGTGTCGCTTGTCATAACAGCCATCCCGATAGCCCTAAAACTGACTGGAAAGTAGGAGATGTGCGCGGGGTATTAGAAATTATTTTACCACTAGAAGAATTTATTCAACAGACTCGTCAAGGCTTGCAAGGAACCTTTCTGACTTTATCCGGCGTTTTTGTCTTAGCAATAATTGGGTTAACTATTATCATTAGTCGCTTGCGCAACATTTCCCACGAACTAGAGAAACGAGTGCGCGAACGAACGGCAAAGTTAGCCGAAGCTAATACTAAAGTGGAAGAAGAACGCCACAAATCCGAACGCCTTTTGCTCAATATTCTTCCTTATTCCATTGCCGAGCGCTTAAAGCAAGGCCATAATCCGATCGCAGACTGGTTTCCGCAAGTGACGATTTTATTTGCCGATATTGTCGGATTTACCCAGTTATCTTCGCAAATTTCGGCTCCCGAACTCGTCGATCGACTCAATGACATTTTTACGGCATTTGATTATTGGACGGAATATTATAGCCTCGAAAAAATTAAAACTATTGGGGATAACTATATGGTCGTTGGTGGCGTACCGAAAGAGCATCCCAATCATGCCAATGCGATCGCAGAAATGGCATTGCAAATTAAAGAAGAAATCGTTAAATTTAATCGCGATCGCCAACAAAATCTTAATATTCGGATTGGGATTAATACCGGTCCGGTTGTCGCTGGGGTAATCGGCCAACAAAAATTTATTTACGACCTGTGGGGCGATGCGGTAAATACTGCCAGTCGGATGGAATCTCACAGTCTTCCCGGTCAGATTCAGGTGACTGAAGTCACTTATCGCTTATTAAACGACCGATACCAGTTTGAAAAACGAGGAGACATTGAAATTAAGGGCAAGGGTAAAATGACTACTTATTTTCTGCAAGGACGAAAAGAGAACTCAACTCCATAG
- the msrP gene encoding protein-methionine-sulfoxide reductase catalytic subunit MsrP: protein MTLIRIPKRWDRPEREITPEHLFTSRRRLLKGLIGAGVTASIVQLTACNNSAQSQGNVARYQTPESVIPNPQFHDETLTITPQALSSKYNNFYEFGTTKHISQNAQALPTENWKVEVGGLIKNPQTYDIDDLWNKFDIEERIYRFRCVEAWAMVVPWLGFPMRKLMEQVEPTSKAKFVRFTSWYDKQISTGPTGSVFSTIPWPYTESLRVDEMANDLAFFALGIYGQPLPKQHGAPIREVVPWKYGFKGAKSVVKIEFLETQPATFWNTIVPNEYDFEANVNPDKPHPRWSQATERLISEGSPLTWPRQPTLPYNGYGEWVANLYS from the coding sequence ATGACACTTATCCGCATTCCCAAACGTTGGGATCGTCCCGAACGCGAAATTACTCCAGAGCACTTATTCACGTCCCGTCGCCGACTGCTGAAAGGACTCATTGGCGCCGGAGTTACCGCCAGCATTGTGCAATTAACTGCCTGTAACAATAGCGCTCAATCTCAAGGCAATGTCGCGCGCTATCAAACCCCCGAATCTGTCATTCCTAATCCACAATTTCACGACGAAACCCTCACCATTACGCCCCAAGCCTTATCTTCAAAATATAATAACTTTTACGAGTTTGGAACCACCAAACATATCTCGCAAAATGCCCAAGCCTTACCCACGGAAAATTGGAAAGTTGAGGTCGGTGGATTAATCAAAAATCCACAAACTTACGACATTGACGACCTATGGAACAAATTCGATATTGAAGAGCGAATCTATCGATTTCGATGCGTCGAAGCGTGGGCAATGGTAGTTCCCTGGCTGGGCTTTCCCATGCGCAAACTCATGGAACAAGTCGAACCCACCTCGAAAGCGAAATTTGTCCGGTTTACCTCTTGGTACGATAAACAAATCAGTACCGGCCCGACAGGCAGTGTCTTTAGCACGATTCCCTGGCCCTACACTGAAAGTTTGCGCGTTGATGAAATGGCAAATGACTTAGCCTTTTTTGCCCTCGGAATTTACGGCCAACCCCTACCCAAACAACATGGCGCTCCCATTCGCGAAGTTGTTCCTTGGAAATACGGGTTTAAAGGAGCTAAATCTGTCGTCAAAATTGAGTTTCTCGAAACCCAACCGGCAACGTTTTGGAACACCATTGTCCCGAACGAATATGACTTTGAAGCGAATGTCAATCCAGACAAGCCCCATCCGCGATGGTCTCAGGCAACCGAGCGCTTGATTAGCGAAGGCTCGCCTTTAACCTGGCCGAGACAACCAACCTTGCCTTATAACGGTTATGGTGAATGGGTAGCTAATTTGTATAGCTAG
- a CDS encoding DUF4079 domain-containing protein: MDTIKTLIQSIFQPAADFFLSIGTPELINHWGHPLMMGIVVFFMGTGVAVFGWRGRTATDEAVAIENKSNHRKFAPFLALFLALGYTGGFLSLIMQGQPILESPHFWTGSTVLLLLGINGTISATKFGGNKASLRTVHAYLGTAVLALLFVHAFLGLNLGLSI, encoded by the coding sequence ATGGACACCATTAAAACCTTAATACAATCTATCTTCCAACCCGCTGCTGACTTTTTTCTCAGCATCGGTACTCCCGAACTCATCAACCACTGGGGTCATCCCCTCATGATGGGAATTGTGGTTTTCTTCATGGGAACTGGCGTTGCTGTTTTTGGATGGCGCGGACGTACGGCAACGGATGAAGCTGTTGCGATTGAAAATAAGTCCAACCATCGCAAGTTTGCTCCCTTCTTGGCCCTATTTCTGGCTCTCGGTTATACCGGAGGCTTTTTGTCCTTGATTATGCAAGGTCAGCCGATTTTGGAAAGCCCCCATTTCTGGACGGGTTCCACCGTTCTTCTCTTGTTGGGTATTAATGGCACGATCTCGGCGACTAAGTTTGGCGGTAATAAAGCTTCTCTCCGCACGGTTCATGCTTATCTGGGTACGGCGGTGCTTGCCTTGTTATTCGTTCATGCCTTTTTGGGTCTGAATTTGGGACTGTCGATTTAA
- a CDS encoding VIT domain-containing protein, which yields MTRLAYFLTLPLALTGCLHTVAHVNVVSPSSPQTMIQAQNPTTNPSSDRPTSGLLATSEDGETQVFPLKNTSVNATVSGNVSQVEVTQTFENPFENPLEAVYVFPLPDEAAVYDMDIRIGDRIIKGSIKKREEAQEIYEQARAEGRTAGLLEQERANIFTQSLANIRPGEEIQVTIRYTDSLTFTGGNYEFVFPMVVGPRYIPGNPIQNSRDTDQVPDASRITPPVLKPGTRSGHDIQVTVNIDAGVPISNVTSTSHNILIQNQRQTTQVQLAPEDNIPNKDLILRYQVSGQETQATLLAQTDKNGGHFAAYLIPAIDYKPKEIIPKDVVFLMDTSGSQSGAPIAQSQALMREFVRGLNPQDTFTIIDFSNTARQLSTSPLKNTAQNRQKALTYINQLDANGGTELMNGINAVLNFPKAPEGRLRSVVLLTDGYIGNDKEIIAAVQKKLKPGNRLYSFGVGSSTNRYLLDRLAEVGRGTVQVVRQDEAIAPVVTKFFSQINNPVLSNIEVTWQGTGAAPEIYPQSPPDLFASQPLVLFGRKADGRQGTLTIRGVSAGGKRYEQAFPVKFAGDSQAIAQLWGRAKIKDTMTAMVGGETTSGVETVTQTALDYQLLSEYTAFIAVSEEVRVNPDGTRERVDVPVELPDGVSYEGIFGDEASFGNARGGATAQSSSVTRQRRVQPGLPRLASPSNAPTSSAPPPAPLDLMEAESDFSIAPEVAEEKLELPNRIEITDIQGLEGDNITTLSQYLRSTSLPADASGELTLELWLSNGRITRVILDEENSTITDEEIINGIKSRLFSWSAPNIRGKVSVTLNIRPE from the coding sequence ATGACTAGACTGGCTTACTTCCTGACCCTACCCCTCGCACTGACGGGATGCTTGCATACCGTTGCTCATGTTAACGTCGTTTCTCCGAGTTCTCCACAGACTATGATTCAGGCACAAAACCCCACGACTAACCCCTCGAGCGATCGCCCAACCAGCGGCTTGTTAGCGACCTCAGAAGACGGTGAAACGCAAGTTTTCCCCTTAAAAAACACTTCGGTAAATGCCACGGTTTCCGGCAATGTTTCCCAGGTGGAAGTGACGCAAACGTTTGAGAATCCGTTTGAAAATCCTCTCGAAGCCGTCTATGTTTTTCCCCTACCGGATGAAGCGGCAGTCTACGATATGGATATTCGGATTGGCGATCGCATTATCAAAGGTAGCATTAAAAAACGAGAAGAAGCCCAAGAAATTTACGAACAAGCCAGAGCAGAAGGTCGTACTGCCGGATTATTGGAACAAGAGCGCGCCAATATTTTTACTCAATCGTTAGCCAATATTCGTCCGGGAGAAGAAATTCAAGTCACCATTCGCTACACGGACTCGTTAACCTTTACTGGCGGCAATTATGAGTTTGTCTTTCCCATGGTGGTCGGGCCCCGCTATATTCCTGGAAATCCCATTCAAAATAGTCGAGATACAGACCAGGTTCCCGATGCCTCGCGCATTACTCCTCCCGTGCTGAAGCCGGGAACGCGATCGGGTCACGATATCCAAGTTACGGTTAATATTGATGCCGGAGTTCCGATTAGCAATGTCACCTCAACTTCCCATAACATTCTCATCCAAAACCAGCGCCAGACTACCCAAGTTCAACTGGCGCCGGAAGATAATATTCCCAACAAAGATCTGATCTTGCGCTATCAAGTTTCCGGACAAGAAACCCAAGCCACTTTACTCGCGCAAACCGATAAAAACGGCGGTCACTTTGCTGCCTATCTCATTCCCGCGATCGACTACAAACCGAAAGAAATTATCCCCAAAGATGTGGTCTTTCTCATGGATACTTCCGGCTCTCAGTCCGGCGCACCCATCGCACAGTCGCAAGCTTTGATGCGAGAATTTGTTCGAGGTTTAAATCCGCAAGATACATTTACCATTATCGACTTTTCTAATACCGCGCGGCAGCTCTCCACTTCTCCCCTGAAAAATACCGCACAAAATCGACAAAAGGCATTGACTTATATTAACCAGCTCGATGCCAACGGGGGAACGGAGTTGATGAACGGCATCAATGCAGTATTAAATTTTCCGAAAGCACCGGAAGGACGGTTGCGCAGTGTCGTCTTACTCACCGATGGTTATATCGGCAACGACAAAGAAATTATTGCCGCCGTGCAAAAGAAACTGAAACCGGGAAATCGCTTGTATAGCTTTGGTGTGGGTAGTTCCACCAATCGCTATCTGCTCGATCGCCTGGCAGAAGTCGGTCGCGGAACCGTGCAAGTGGTGCGCCAAGATGAGGCGATCGCGCCTGTCGTCACCAAATTTTTTAGCCAAATTAATAACCCCGTCCTCAGTAATATTGAGGTCACCTGGCAGGGAACTGGCGCCGCTCCCGAAATCTATCCCCAATCTCCTCCCGACCTCTTCGCCAGCCAACCCCTAGTGCTCTTCGGACGGAAGGCAGACGGACGGCAAGGCACGTTGACTATTCGCGGGGTTTCCGCCGGTGGAAAACGCTACGAGCAAGCCTTCCCAGTCAAATTTGCGGGGGATAGTCAGGCGATCGCACAGCTCTGGGGTCGCGCCAAAATTAAGGATACGATGACCGCCATGGTGGGTGGCGAAACTACCTCTGGAGTCGAGACCGTGACGCAAACCGCTCTAGATTACCAACTGCTCTCAGAATATACCGCATTTATCGCTGTCAGCGAAGAAGTGCGCGTTAATCCTGACGGCACTCGCGAGCGGGTTGATGTCCCCGTGGAGTTACCCGATGGAGTCAGTTATGAGGGCATTTTTGGCGATGAAGCTTCCTTCGGTAATGCTCGCGGCGGTGCTACAGCCCAAAGCAGTAGCGTAACACGGCAACGACGAGTACAGCCAGGATTGCCTCGTTTAGCCTCTCCGAGCAATGCTCCCACAAGCTCTGCTCCACCTCCTGCACCGTTAGATCTAATGGAAGCAGAATCAGACTTCTCTATTGCACCGGAAGTAGCGGAAGAAAAACTCGAGTTACCCAACCGGATTGAAATTACCGATATTCAGGGTTTAGAGGGAGACAATATTACGACTTTAAGTCAATATCTGCGATCGACCTCTCTTCCTGCGGATGCTTCTGGCGAGTTAACCTTAGAACTCTGGCTCAGTAACGGCCGCATTACTCGCGTTATTTTGGATGAGGAGAACTCTACCATTACGGATGAAGAGATTATCAATGGGATTAAGTCCCGACTCTTTAGTTGGTCGGCGCCTAATATTCGCGGTAAAGTCTCGGTTACCTTAAACATTCGCCCGGAATAA